The following proteins are co-located in the Flectobacillus major DSM 103 genome:
- a CDS encoding GntR family transcriptional regulator gives MIQLFDIDSQSKEPIYRQLINSVNNAIYDKHISLGDQMPSVNEIANHFSLSRDSVFKAFNELRATGVLASVPGKGYFVSSVENTDKLKICLLFDQLNQFKEHIYTAFKETICEAGTIDIYFHHFNPKVLETLLRENVGNYNAFVVMPIIDEKTKDILALIPPKRLYILDLGLEEFGHEYPSVCQNFAKSTYQSLIEAWDLIAKYRKMVLVIPDKIRFIQGIEQQAARFCQEKGLDFVITDQVIGQPLTPETVYLLVEDDMMVEVVEMAHEQNLTIGKQIGILSYNETSFKRVIAGGITTISTDFAYMGRSIAEMILKKEVKHLENPFTLIRRASL, from the coding sequence ATGATTCAGTTATTTGATATAGATAGCCAAAGCAAAGAACCCATATACCGTCAATTGATAAATTCGGTAAATAATGCCATTTATGACAAACACATCAGCCTAGGCGACCAAATGCCGTCGGTTAATGAAATTGCCAATCATTTTTCGTTATCTCGCGATTCGGTATTTAAGGCTTTCAACGAGCTACGTGCTACAGGAGTATTGGCTTCAGTGCCGGGCAAGGGCTATTTTGTAAGTAGTGTCGAAAATACCGATAAACTAAAAATATGTTTGCTGTTTGACCAACTCAATCAATTCAAGGAACATATCTATACCGCTTTTAAAGAAACTATATGCGAGGCAGGCACAATTGATATTTACTTTCATCATTTCAACCCCAAAGTCCTAGAAACTCTTTTGCGTGAAAATGTAGGTAATTATAATGCTTTTGTGGTGATGCCTATTATCGACGAAAAAACGAAGGATATTCTAGCGTTGATTCCGCCCAAAAGGCTTTATATTCTTGATTTGGGCTTAGAGGAATTTGGACATGAATACCCATCTGTATGTCAGAATTTTGCCAAAAGCACCTACCAAAGCTTGATAGAAGCTTGGGATTTAATAGCCAAATACCGAAAAATGGTATTGGTAATTCCCGACAAAATTCGGTTTATACAGGGTATCGAGCAGCAAGCAGCTCGCTTTTGTCAAGAAAAAGGACTTGATTTTGTGATTACAGACCAAGTAATAGGGCAGCCCCTGACACCCGAAACAGTGTATTTGCTGGTAGAAGACGATATGATGGTAGAAGTAGTAGAAATGGCCCATGAACAAAACCTTACTATAGGTAAACAAATAGGGATTTTGTCGTATAACGAAACCTCTTTCAAACGAGTAATAGCAGGAGGTATTACCACTATCTCTACCGATTTTGCTTATATGGGGCGGAGTATTGCCGAAATGATTTTGAAAAAAGAAGTAAAACACCTCGAAAACCCATTTACATTAATCAGAAGAGCCTCTCTTTGA
- a CDS encoding DUF1553 domain-containing protein, whose amino-acid sequence MNLTKILASTVVLTVAGYGIYLLRNGDQVDYSTEVKPILNKRCISCHGGVKKQGGFSVLFKEEALAVTESGKPSIIPGDPDHSEFITRLTSKDPEERMPYKEEAMPQEEIEILRKWVKQGANWGEHWAFSQPQRPDVPGKSMFASVFNWFSSSAWEKNDIDYFVSDRLEKESINHANQAEKATLLRRVCLDLTGLPPTSQQLNEFLADNSANAYEKMVDKLLASPRYGERWAGMWLDLARFSDTKGYEKDEKRNIWKYRDYVIEAFNKDLPYNQFIKEQLAGDLLPNPTDEQLIATAFHRNTMNNDEGGTDDEEFRNAALVDRVNTTWEVLQGTTFACVQCHSHPYDPIRHEEYYQYMAFFNNTRDEDVPDDSPFLRQFKPEEKAQYEQLKNWIKTNVSAESAHKFGDLVRFLEPKVHPHWGDQFINGSLADNKYLGIRNGGSVRFKELPLQNKTQLLIAYGNKTGSATTLEVHRGAVNGPIVTTIRLDTTQKGGWTNSWDYKIVPLPAGLPAKEDWFLTFKNPKVKPDQSTCIVGYFIFMEDFPGKGKAGYAENQARFISLLRAEPENTTPILLENPTEYYRKTHLWERGNWTAKTTEVHPAIPAIFGKLPDNAPKNRLSLATWMGSNQNPLTARVAVNRFWEQLFGTGLVETQEDFGTQGFTPSYPELMDYLSVKFMDDFDWQPKKLLKYIVMSATYQQDSRVTPDLREKDPMNRLLARGPRVRLSAEQVRDQALLVSGLLSDKLFGPSVMPYQPEGLWANPYSGLSWKISNYEDQHRRALYTFWRRTSPYPSMITFDGASREVCLARRIRTNTPLQALVTMNDPVYVECAINLAKKMEVSGNQIDTKIEDGYRLALSKEISPDKKAILLKLYQTALANYRKSPNDANKLLNVCPDDRIKPHDSPQLAAMTMVASTILNLDEFITKE is encoded by the coding sequence ATGAATCTTACCAAAATACTCGCTTCAACGGTTGTGCTTACTGTGGCAGGATACGGTATCTATCTGCTCAGAAATGGCGACCAAGTTGACTATAGCACCGAGGTAAAACCCATTCTTAATAAACGCTGTATTTCGTGTCATGGTGGTGTAAAAAAACAAGGAGGTTTTAGCGTATTGTTTAAGGAAGAAGCCTTGGCTGTTACGGAGTCGGGCAAGCCGTCTATTATTCCGGGTGACCCCGACCATTCTGAGTTTATTACCAGGCTTACCAGTAAAGACCCCGAAGAGCGTATGCCTTACAAAGAGGAGGCTATGCCCCAAGAAGAGATAGAAATCCTAAGAAAATGGGTAAAACAAGGAGCTAATTGGGGCGAGCATTGGGCTTTTAGCCAGCCTCAAAGGCCCGACGTACCGGGCAAAAGTATGTTTGCTAGTGTTTTTAATTGGTTTTCTTCGTCGGCATGGGAAAAAAATGATATAGATTATTTTGTGTCCGACCGTTTAGAAAAAGAAAGTATCAACCATGCCAATCAGGCCGAAAAGGCTACGTTACTTCGTAGAGTTTGCTTAGACCTGACGGGCTTACCACCTACAAGCCAGCAATTAAACGAATTTTTAGCTGATAACTCGGCCAATGCTTATGAGAAAATGGTGGATAAATTACTCGCTTCTCCTCGATATGGCGAACGCTGGGCGGGTATGTGGCTCGATTTGGCACGGTTTTCAGATACCAAAGGCTATGAAAAAGACGAAAAACGCAATATCTGGAAATACCGTGATTATGTGATTGAGGCTTTCAACAAAGATTTACCTTATAATCAGTTTATTAAAGAACAGCTAGCTGGCGACTTGTTGCCTAACCCTACCGACGAGCAGTTGATTGCTACGGCTTTTCACCGCAACACCATGAATAACGACGAGGGAGGAACCGACGACGAAGAGTTTAGAAATGCAGCACTGGTAGATAGGGTAAATACCACATGGGAGGTACTTCAGGGTACAACATTTGCCTGCGTACAATGCCATTCGCACCCTTACGACCCTATTCGCCATGAAGAATATTACCAATACATGGCCTTCTTCAATAATACTCGCGACGAAGATGTACCCGATGACTCGCCTTTTTTAAGGCAGTTTAAGCCTGAAGAAAAAGCCCAGTATGAACAATTGAAAAACTGGATTAAAACCAATGTTTCGGCCGAATCGGCTCATAAGTTTGGCGATTTGGTGAGGTTTCTCGAACCCAAAGTTCACCCTCATTGGGGCGACCAATTTATCAATGGCTCACTGGCCGATAACAAATATTTAGGAATTAGAAATGGCGGTTCGGTACGTTTTAAAGAACTGCCTTTACAAAATAAAACACAACTCCTGATTGCTTATGGCAATAAAACAGGCAGTGCCACCACTCTGGAAGTACACAGAGGTGCTGTAAATGGCCCTATCGTAACGACAATTAGGCTAGATACTACACAAAAAGGTGGCTGGACAAACTCTTGGGATTATAAAATCGTGCCGTTACCAGCAGGTTTACCTGCCAAAGAAGATTGGTTTTTGACCTTTAAAAACCCCAAAGTAAAACCCGACCAAAGTACTTGTATTGTTGGGTATTTTATATTCATGGAGGATTTTCCAGGAAAAGGAAAAGCAGGATATGCCGAAAATCAAGCTCGATTTATTAGCTTGTTGCGTGCCGAACCCGAAAATACAACGCCTATTTTGCTAGAAAATCCTACAGAATATTATCGTAAAACACATTTGTGGGAGCGTGGTAATTGGACAGCCAAAACTACCGAAGTGCATCCTGCTATTCCTGCTATTTTTGGAAAACTACCCGACAATGCCCCCAAGAATCGTTTGAGCTTGGCTACTTGGATGGGTAGCAATCAAAATCCATTAACGGCTCGTGTGGCTGTAAACCGCTTTTGGGAACAGCTATTTGGAACAGGTTTGGTAGAAACTCAGGAAGATTTTGGCACGCAAGGATTTACTCCTTCTTATCCCGAACTAATGGACTATCTGTCGGTGAAATTTATGGATGATTTTGATTGGCAACCCAAAAAACTCCTCAAATATATAGTGATGTCGGCTACTTATCAGCAAGATTCTAGGGTAACTCCAGATTTACGAGAAAAAGACCCTATGAATCGCTTATTAGCCCGCGGGCCAAGAGTACGCCTTTCGGCCGAGCAAGTGCGTGACCAAGCGTTGCTGGTGAGTGGTTTGCTGAGTGATAAACTATTTGGCCCAAGTGTAATGCCTTATCAGCCCGAAGGGTTATGGGCCAATCCTTATAGCGGACTGAGCTGGAAAATAAGTAACTACGAAGACCAGCACCGTCGAGCTTTATACACTTTTTGGCGAAGAACTAGCCCGTATCCATCTATGATTACCTTCGATGGAGCTAGCCGAGAGGTTTGTTTGGCAAGGCGAATCCGTACCAATACACCTTTACAGGCTTTGGTTACAATGAACGACCCCGTGTATGTAGAATGTGCTATTAACTTGGCCAAAAAAATGGAGGTATCAGGTAATCAGATAGATACAAAAATAGAAGATGGCTATCGATTGGCATTGTCCAAAGAAATATCGCCTGATAAAAAGGCTATTTTACTAAAACTCTATCAAACAGCATTAGCAAATTATCGCAAGTCACCAAACGATGCTAATAAGCTACTAAATGTATGTCCCGACGACAGAATCAAGCCCCACGATTCGCCACAACTAGCGGCAATGACAATGGTGGCTAGCACGATTCTTAATTTGGACGAATTTATTACAAAAGAATAA
- a CDS encoding DUF1501 domain-containing protein: MKILQELQNEALQYETRRHFLKQCTTGLGMMALGSFLQSCGLGGSETATNEQVGNPLFPKIPQFPARAKSIIYIHMAGSPSQLELFDYKPELQKMNGQKCPQSFLEGKKFAFIRGVPSMLGPQANFKQNGQSGAWISDNLPHLQQVSDELTFLKAMYTDQFNHAPAQLLMHTGSARLGRPSIGSWVTYGLGSENQNLPGFVVLASGGNNPDAGKSVWGSGFLPSVYQGVQCRNQGDPVLYISDPEGINRNLRKSAIDAINDINKKQYEEFQDPETLARISQYEMAFRMQMTVPEVMNINTEPEYIHKMYGTEPGKASFANNCLLARKLVENGVRFVQLFDWGWDNHGGQAENSVIQGLQNKCRETDQPVAALLQDLQQRGLLDETLVVWGGEFGRTPMSENREGKETPFKGRDHHTEAFTVWMAGGGMKKGFSLGETDPIGYTGIKDRTSVYDLQATILHALGFNHEKFTYPFQGRDFRLTDVHGKVINQVFA, encoded by the coding sequence ATGAAAATATTACAAGAACTTCAGAATGAAGCCTTACAATATGAAACACGTCGTCATTTTCTCAAGCAGTGTACAACAGGATTGGGAATGATGGCTTTAGGTTCATTTTTACAAAGTTGTGGTTTAGGTGGTTCAGAAACAGCCACTAATGAGCAGGTAGGTAACCCACTTTTTCCTAAAATACCTCAGTTTCCAGCCCGAGCCAAGTCGATTATTTATATTCACATGGCGGGTTCGCCCTCGCAGTTGGAGCTGTTTGATTATAAGCCCGAATTACAAAAAATGAATGGACAAAAGTGTCCGCAGTCTTTTTTGGAAGGGAAAAAATTTGCCTTTATTCGTGGTGTACCCAGTATGCTAGGCCCACAGGCCAATTTCAAGCAAAATGGGCAGTCGGGAGCATGGATTTCAGATAATTTACCTCATCTTCAGCAGGTTTCCGACGAGCTTACGTTCTTAAAAGCCATGTACACCGATCAGTTTAACCATGCGCCCGCTCAGTTGCTAATGCACACAGGTTCTGCCCGATTGGGTCGTCCTAGTATTGGCTCGTGGGTAACGTACGGTTTGGGTTCAGAAAACCAAAATTTGCCTGGTTTTGTAGTCTTGGCTTCAGGTGGCAATAACCCCGACGCAGGAAAATCTGTTTGGGGAAGTGGGTTTTTACCTTCGGTATATCAAGGGGTGCAGTGTCGAAACCAAGGCGATCCTGTTTTATATATTTCAGACCCTGAGGGTATTAATCGAAACTTGCGGAAAAGTGCTATTGACGCTATCAATGATATTAATAAAAAACAATACGAGGAGTTTCAAGACCCCGAAACCTTGGCTCGAATTTCGCAGTACGAAATGGCTTTTCGGATGCAAATGACAGTACCCGAAGTTATGAATATCAATACCGAACCCGAATATATTCATAAAATGTATGGTACAGAGCCTGGCAAAGCGTCGTTTGCCAATAACTGCTTGTTGGCTAGAAAATTGGTAGAAAATGGCGTTCGATTTGTACAATTGTTTGACTGGGGATGGGACAATCATGGAGGACAAGCCGAAAACTCGGTGATTCAGGGTTTGCAAAACAAATGCCGTGAAACCGACCAGCCTGTTGCAGCTTTGTTACAAGACCTACAACAGCGAGGGCTACTCGACGAAACGTTGGTAGTTTGGGGAGGCGAATTTGGTAGAACACCCATGTCTGAAAACCGAGAAGGGAAAGAAACACCCTTTAAAGGTCGTGACCACCACACCGAAGCCTTTACTGTTTGGATGGCAGGCGGAGGCATGAAAAAAGGCTTCTCGCTGGGCGAAACAGACCCTATTGGTTATACAGGAATCAAAGACCGAACATCGGTGTATGACCTTCAAGCTACTATTTTGCATGCTTTAGGATTTAATCATGAAAAATTCACCTATCCGTTCCAAGGAAGAGATTTTAGATTGACCGATGTACATGGAAAGGTGATAAATCAGGTATTTGCTTAA